In Hyphomicrobium denitrificans 1NES1, the genomic stretch TCAGCGGCGACTTCGCGCAGGCTTACGTCATCGCGCATGAAGTCGGCCATCACGTCCAGAAGCAGCTTGGCATTCTCGATAAAGTGCAGGAGCTGAAACAACGCGCCGACGACGAAGCGACCGCCAATCAGATTCAGGTGCGAACCGAGCTTCAGGCCGACTGTCTGGCAGGTGTCTGGGCAAACCTCAACGATCAGATGAAAAAGCGGCTGCAGCCAGGCGACATCGAGGAAGCCTTGAACGCAGCCTCACAGATCGGCGACGACATGATTCAGAAAAGGATGACCGGTCGCGTTGTCCCGGATGCCTTCACGCACGGCACCGCTGCACAACGCGTGCACTGGTTCAAGGCGGGATTCGAATCGGGGCGCATGGATGCCTGCGATACGTTCAACACGTCGAACTTCTAAGAACTGCTCGCCTGTTCTCGATCACGCACACCATAAGACGAAGAGACCGGCGGGCCCTGAGCTTCGCCGGTCCAAATCGGTCTTATGCTGGCCTTGCTGCTTCAGCTAAAGCGCGTTGCCGGTGAAGTCGCCGACTGCGCAGGACACAGCCAGCGCTTGAAGGTCCTTGCAGAGCTTGATTGCCTCGGCCTTCGTTTTGACCGGCCCTGCGATCAGGTTGAAGTTCGGGTTCGCCGGATCGCCGTTGGTCGTATAGCGCGCCTTCAGCCGTTTCAACTTGTCGCCGTGTTGTTGCGCAAGTTGGCTCCAATTCAAACGGAGACCTTCGACGCTCGAACTCGATGCGAGTTCGATGCCGATCGGTTTCTTCACGGGCTTCACGATCGCAGGACCGAAACTGATTTCGCCGCTATTGGCGGCGCTCGACTTGGGCTTCGCTTGCGCCGGCGACTTGTCGACACTGCCGGTGACGATCTGCGTTTTTTCCGGCGACGCATTGATGATCTTGGTTTGAGGCAGCGCGTGCTCGGTGGACGTGTCGAGAGCGCCAGGCGCGTCGTCCGCCGCTCCAATGACGTCCGTTCCGGTTTGCGGCTGCGGCGCCGAAGCAGATGCCGGCGGCGCCTCTGCCAGTCGCATTTTATCCTCGATCGCAGTCACCTGCGCGCCGAGCGTCTGCGTCTGTTGCGCCTGGTTGGTGACATCGGACTTCACACCCGAGACATCGAGTTGCAGGCTCGCCACCGACGACTTGAGGCCATCCACGTCCGCACTCAGTTTCATGAGGGTGGCTTGCGTCTCGGCGTTGTGCTCGATCTGGGCGCTGGTTGGCGTCAGGCTGTTAAGCC encodes the following:
- a CDS encoding SPOR domain-containing protein, whose protein sequence is MTKPAIDKPVRRNAIFTPYAALWSMLGALGLAYLGVAIFQPDWLNSLTPTSAQIEHNAETQATLMKLSADVDGLKSSVASLQLDVSGVKSDVTNQAQQTQTLGAQVTAIEDKMRLAEAPPASASAPQPQTGTDVIGAADDAPGALDTSTEHALPQTKIINASPEKTQIVTGSVDKSPAQAKPKSSAANSGEISFGPAIVKPVKKPIGIELASSSSVEGLRLNWSQLAQQHGDKLKRLKARYTTNGDPANPNFNLIAGPVKTKAEAIKLCKDLQALAVSCAVGDFTGNAL